The following proteins come from a genomic window of Prionailurus viverrinus isolate Anna chromosome D1, UM_Priviv_1.0, whole genome shotgun sequence:
- the MSANTD2 gene encoding myb/SANT-like DNA-binding domain-containing protein 2 isoform X4, producing the protein MPPPFSSARGFGAPHPRPSPRERSARRGRARGERPGEADGHRSAAGARSRPPSGEPGPRAAPETAAAGCAGASLPGGAAAAAWKMAAPCGSELPANSPLKIPKMEVLSPASPGGLSDGNPSLSDPSTPRGASPLGPGSATGSGAAASGGLGLGLGGRSAASSSVSFSPGGGGGGAAAAAAAACRGMSWTPAETNALIAVWGNERLVEARYQQLEGAGTVFGSKAPGPAMYERVSRALAELGYERTPSQCRERIKLVRCPELNAVLQLWPHRC; encoded by the exons ATGCCCCCACCCTTCTCGTCAGCTCGGGGCTTCGGCGCGCCTCATCCCCGCCCCTCACCCCGGGAGAGGAGCGCGCGGCGCGGTAGAGCCCGCGGAGAGAGGCCGGGGGAAGCGGACGGCCACCGTTCGGCAGCAGGGGCCCGTAGCCGCCCGCCCTCGGGCGAGCCAGGCCCGAGGGCAGCCCCGGAGACCGCGGCGGCCGGATGCGCGGGCGCGTCACTTCCGGGCGGTGCAGCGGCGGCCGCTTGGAAGATGGCTGCGCCCTGTGGCTCGGAGCTGCCCGCCAACTCGCCGCTAAAAATCCCGAAGATGGAGGTGCTCTCCCCGGCTTCTCCTGGTGGCCTGAGCGACGGAAATCCATCGCTGTCCGACCCTTCCACGCCTCGGGGTGCCTCCCCGCTCGGGCCGGGCAGTGCGACGGGCTCGGGGGCAGCGGCGTCTGGGGGTCtcgggctggggctggggggccgcAGCGCCGCCTCGTCCTCGGTCTCCTTCTCCCCTGGTGGCGGCGGTGGCGGGGCTGcggcagccgccgccgccgcctgccGGGGCATGTCGTGGACGCCGGCCGAGACGAACGCGCTCATCGCAGTATGGGGCAACGAGCGGCTGGTGGAGGCGCGGTACCAGCAGCTGGAGGGAGCCGGCACGGTGTTCGGCAGCAAGGCCCCTGGGCCAGCCATGTACGAGCGCGTGTCCCGGGCCCTGGCCGAGCTGGGCTACGAGCGGACCCCTTCCCAGTGCCGGGAGCGCATCAAG CTGGTTCGATGCCCAGAACTGAATGCTGTGCTCCAGCTGTGGCCTCACCGGTGCTGA
- the LOC125176986 gene encoding endothelial cell-selective adhesion molecule-like, with protein sequence MVLAYISRTTTSKPGVSLVYSMPSHNVSLRLQGLREKDSGSYRCSVNVQDHQGKNRSHSSKTLELSVLVPPAPPSCRLLGVARVGTNVTLSCQSPRSKPAAQYQWERAPSSAQVFFAPVLGEGTSGDK encoded by the exons ATG GTGTTGGCGTACATCAGCAGGACCACGACAAGCAAACCTGGGGTATCCCTGGTCTACTCCATGCCCTCCCACAACGTGTCGCTGCGGCTGCAGGGCCTCCGGGAGAAAGACTCTGGGTCCTACCGCTGCTCTGTGAATGTGCAAGACCATCAAGGCAAAAATAGGAGCCACAGCAGCAAAACTTTAGAACTCAGTGTGCTGG TTCCTCCAGCTCCTCCGTCCTGCCGTCTCCTGGGTGTGGCCCGTGTGGGGACCAACGTGACCCTGAGCTGCCAGTCCCCCAGGAGTAAGCCAGCTGCCCAATACCAGTGGGAGCGGGCACCCTCATCCGCCCAGGTTTTCTTTGCACCAGTTTTAGGTGAGGGAACTTCTGGAGACAAATGA
- the MSANTD2 gene encoding myb/SANT-like DNA-binding domain-containing protein 2 isoform X1 — protein sequence MPPPFSSARGFGAPHPRPSPRERSARRGRARGERPGEADGHRSAAGARSRPPSGEPGPRAAPETAAAGCAGASLPGGAAAAAWKMAAPCGSELPANSPLKIPKMEVLSPASPGGLSDGNPSLSDPSTPRGASPLGPGSATGSGAAASGGLGLGLGGRSAASSSVSFSPGGGGGGAAAAAAAACRGMSWTPAETNALIAVWGNERLVEARYQQLEGAGTVFGSKAPGPAMYERVSRALAELGYERTPSQCRERIKTLRRCYSRVKEHGVGKRKSSYTFEQLEQVFGQGGWDAQPCQPVLINSSGLYQELESDGSTMEEYSQEDWGNHSQDLHGYPTDQELDEIPVTKRTLKIKQESSEEAQKRDIMQNIVQILESVQLKWELFQSWTDFSRLHLSNKLAIFGIGYNTRWKEDIRYHYAEISSQVPLGKRLREYFNSEKPEGRIIMTRVQKMNWKNVYYKFLEITISEARCLELHMEIDWIPIAHSKPTGGNVVQYLLPGGIPKSPGLYAIGYEECIERPPSPHMERRSLDPGKEGRVDLETLSAQASLQVEIEPTRIIYCYLGIAEVRTLQQCLFLHFQANTKTFSKDWVGINGFLSQNCIVDPGVSPKSIYIKFVEVERDFLSAGSLVECLEKAIGYPLKFNN from the exons ATGCCCCCACCCTTCTCGTCAGCTCGGGGCTTCGGCGCGCCTCATCCCCGCCCCTCACCCCGGGAGAGGAGCGCGCGGCGCGGTAGAGCCCGCGGAGAGAGGCCGGGGGAAGCGGACGGCCACCGTTCGGCAGCAGGGGCCCGTAGCCGCCCGCCCTCGGGCGAGCCAGGCCCGAGGGCAGCCCCGGAGACCGCGGCGGCCGGATGCGCGGGCGCGTCACTTCCGGGCGGTGCAGCGGCGGCCGCTTGGAAGATGGCTGCGCCCTGTGGCTCGGAGCTGCCCGCCAACTCGCCGCTAAAAATCCCGAAGATGGAGGTGCTCTCCCCGGCTTCTCCTGGTGGCCTGAGCGACGGAAATCCATCGCTGTCCGACCCTTCCACGCCTCGGGGTGCCTCCCCGCTCGGGCCGGGCAGTGCGACGGGCTCGGGGGCAGCGGCGTCTGGGGGTCtcgggctggggctggggggccgcAGCGCCGCCTCGTCCTCGGTCTCCTTCTCCCCTGGTGGCGGCGGTGGCGGGGCTGcggcagccgccgccgccgcctgccGGGGCATGTCGTGGACGCCGGCCGAGACGAACGCGCTCATCGCAGTATGGGGCAACGAGCGGCTGGTGGAGGCGCGGTACCAGCAGCTGGAGGGAGCCGGCACGGTGTTCGGCAGCAAGGCCCCTGGGCCAGCCATGTACGAGCGCGTGTCCCGGGCCCTGGCCGAGCTGGGCTACGAGCGGACCCCTTCCCAGTGCCGGGAGCGCATCAAG ACCCTTCGCAGGTGTTACAGTCGGGTGAAAGaacatggtgttgggaaaagaAAGAGCAGTTACACATTTGAACAGTTGGAACAGGTGTTTGGTCAGGGAGGATGGGATGCTCAGCCCTGCCAGCCTGTACTTATTAACAGTAGTGGCTTGTACCAGGAGCTGGAGTCAGATGGCAGCACTATGGAGGAGTATTCACAGGAGGACTGGGGAAACCACAGTCAGGATCTCCATGGCTATCCAACAGATCAGGAATTGG ATGAAATACCTGTCACaaagagaacattaaaaataaaacaagagtcTTCTGAAGAAGCACA GAAGAGAGACATCATGCAAAATATTGTACAGATTTTGGAATCAGTACAATTGAAATGGGAACTGTTTCAGAGCTGGACAGACTTTTCAAGGCTTCATCTTTCTAATAAACTGGCCATTTTTGGAATTGGTTATAACACCCGTTGGAAAGAGGATATCCGTTACCATTATGCTGAGATcagctcccaggtgcccctgggcaagCGACTCCGGGAGTACTTCAACTCCGAGAAGCCCGAGGGACGGATCATTATGACCCGCGTGCAGAAAATGAACTGGAAAAATGTTTACTACAAATTTTTAGAGATCACCATTAGTGAAGCTCGGTGCCTGGAGCTGCACATGGAAATTGACTGGATACCCATCGCCCATTCCAAACCAACTGGTGGGAACGTTGTTCAATATTTATTACCAGGAGGCATTCCCAAAAGTCCAGGCCTTTATGCCATTGGTTATGAAGAATGTATTGAGAGGCCCCCCTCACCCCACATGGAGCGACGTTCCCTAGACCCAGGAAAGGAGGGCCGGGTTGACTTGGAGACCCTGTCAGCACAAGCCTCATTACAGGTGGAAATCGAACCCACCCGAATAATCTATTGCTACCTCGGGATTGCTGAGGTCAGGACTCTCCAGCAATGCTTGTTTTTACATTTCCAAGCAAATACCAAAACCTTCAGCAAAGATTGGGTTGGTATTAATGGGTTTTTGTCTCAGAACTGTATTGTGGATCCTGGAGTTTCCCCCAAATCCATCTATATCAAATTTGTCGAAGTAGAGAGGGATTTTCTTTCCGCTGGCTCTTTAGTTGAGTGCCTGGAAAAAGCCATTGGATACCCCTTAAAATTTAACAACTGA
- the MSANTD2 gene encoding myb/SANT-like DNA-binding domain-containing protein 2 isoform X2, with product MPPPFSSARGFGAPHPRPSPRERSARRGRARGERPGEADGHRSAAGARSRPPSGEPGPRAAPETAAAGCAGASLPGGAAAAAWKMAAPCGSELPANSPLKIPKMEVLSPASPGGLSDGNPSLSDPSTPRGASPLGPGSATGSGAAASGGLGLGLGGRSAASSSVSFSPGGGGGGAAAAAAAACRGMSWTPAETNALIAVWGNERLVEARYQQLEGAGTVFGSKAPGPAMYERVSRALAELGYERTPSQCRERIKELESDGSTMEEYSQEDWGNHSQDLHGYPTDQELDEIPVTKRTLKIKQESSEEAQKRDIMQNIVQILESVQLKWELFQSWTDFSRLHLSNKLAIFGIGYNTRWKEDIRYHYAEISSQVPLGKRLREYFNSEKPEGRIIMTRVQKMNWKNVYYKFLEITISEARCLELHMEIDWIPIAHSKPTGGNVVQYLLPGGIPKSPGLYAIGYEECIERPPSPHMERRSLDPGKEGRVDLETLSAQASLQVEIEPTRIIYCYLGIAEVRTLQQCLFLHFQANTKTFSKDWVGINGFLSQNCIVDPGVSPKSIYIKFVEVERDFLSAGSLVECLEKAIGYPLKFNN from the exons ATGCCCCCACCCTTCTCGTCAGCTCGGGGCTTCGGCGCGCCTCATCCCCGCCCCTCACCCCGGGAGAGGAGCGCGCGGCGCGGTAGAGCCCGCGGAGAGAGGCCGGGGGAAGCGGACGGCCACCGTTCGGCAGCAGGGGCCCGTAGCCGCCCGCCCTCGGGCGAGCCAGGCCCGAGGGCAGCCCCGGAGACCGCGGCGGCCGGATGCGCGGGCGCGTCACTTCCGGGCGGTGCAGCGGCGGCCGCTTGGAAGATGGCTGCGCCCTGTGGCTCGGAGCTGCCCGCCAACTCGCCGCTAAAAATCCCGAAGATGGAGGTGCTCTCCCCGGCTTCTCCTGGTGGCCTGAGCGACGGAAATCCATCGCTGTCCGACCCTTCCACGCCTCGGGGTGCCTCCCCGCTCGGGCCGGGCAGTGCGACGGGCTCGGGGGCAGCGGCGTCTGGGGGTCtcgggctggggctggggggccgcAGCGCCGCCTCGTCCTCGGTCTCCTTCTCCCCTGGTGGCGGCGGTGGCGGGGCTGcggcagccgccgccgccgcctgccGGGGCATGTCGTGGACGCCGGCCGAGACGAACGCGCTCATCGCAGTATGGGGCAACGAGCGGCTGGTGGAGGCGCGGTACCAGCAGCTGGAGGGAGCCGGCACGGTGTTCGGCAGCAAGGCCCCTGGGCCAGCCATGTACGAGCGCGTGTCCCGGGCCCTGGCCGAGCTGGGCTACGAGCGGACCCCTTCCCAGTGCCGGGAGCGCATCAAG GAGCTGGAGTCAGATGGCAGCACTATGGAGGAGTATTCACAGGAGGACTGGGGAAACCACAGTCAGGATCTCCATGGCTATCCAACAGATCAGGAATTGG ATGAAATACCTGTCACaaagagaacattaaaaataaaacaagagtcTTCTGAAGAAGCACA GAAGAGAGACATCATGCAAAATATTGTACAGATTTTGGAATCAGTACAATTGAAATGGGAACTGTTTCAGAGCTGGACAGACTTTTCAAGGCTTCATCTTTCTAATAAACTGGCCATTTTTGGAATTGGTTATAACACCCGTTGGAAAGAGGATATCCGTTACCATTATGCTGAGATcagctcccaggtgcccctgggcaagCGACTCCGGGAGTACTTCAACTCCGAGAAGCCCGAGGGACGGATCATTATGACCCGCGTGCAGAAAATGAACTGGAAAAATGTTTACTACAAATTTTTAGAGATCACCATTAGTGAAGCTCGGTGCCTGGAGCTGCACATGGAAATTGACTGGATACCCATCGCCCATTCCAAACCAACTGGTGGGAACGTTGTTCAATATTTATTACCAGGAGGCATTCCCAAAAGTCCAGGCCTTTATGCCATTGGTTATGAAGAATGTATTGAGAGGCCCCCCTCACCCCACATGGAGCGACGTTCCCTAGACCCAGGAAAGGAGGGCCGGGTTGACTTGGAGACCCTGTCAGCACAAGCCTCATTACAGGTGGAAATCGAACCCACCCGAATAATCTATTGCTACCTCGGGATTGCTGAGGTCAGGACTCTCCAGCAATGCTTGTTTTTACATTTCCAAGCAAATACCAAAACCTTCAGCAAAGATTGGGTTGGTATTAATGGGTTTTTGTCTCAGAACTGTATTGTGGATCCTGGAGTTTCCCCCAAATCCATCTATATCAAATTTGTCGAAGTAGAGAGGGATTTTCTTTCCGCTGGCTCTTTAGTTGAGTGCCTGGAAAAAGCCATTGGATACCCCTTAAAATTTAACAACTGA
- the MSANTD2 gene encoding myb/SANT-like DNA-binding domain-containing protein 2 isoform X3, with protein sequence MEEYSQEDWGNHSQDLHGYPTDQELDEIPVTKRTLKIKQESSEEAQKRDIMQNIVQILESVQLKWELFQSWTDFSRLHLSNKLAIFGIGYNTRWKEDIRYHYAEISSQVPLGKRLREYFNSEKPEGRIIMTRVQKMNWKNVYYKFLEITISEARCLELHMEIDWIPIAHSKPTGGNVVQYLLPGGIPKSPGLYAIGYEECIERPPSPHMERRSLDPGKEGRVDLETLSAQASLQVEIEPTRIIYCYLGIAEVRTLQQCLFLHFQANTKTFSKDWVGINGFLSQNCIVDPGVSPKSIYIKFVEVERDFLSAGSLVECLEKAIGYPLKFNN encoded by the exons ATGGAGGAGTATTCACAGGAGGACTGGGGAAACCACAGTCAGGATCTCCATGGCTATCCAACAGATCAGGAATTGG ATGAAATACCTGTCACaaagagaacattaaaaataaaacaagagtcTTCTGAAGAAGCACA GAAGAGAGACATCATGCAAAATATTGTACAGATTTTGGAATCAGTACAATTGAAATGGGAACTGTTTCAGAGCTGGACAGACTTTTCAAGGCTTCATCTTTCTAATAAACTGGCCATTTTTGGAATTGGTTATAACACCCGTTGGAAAGAGGATATCCGTTACCATTATGCTGAGATcagctcccaggtgcccctgggcaagCGACTCCGGGAGTACTTCAACTCCGAGAAGCCCGAGGGACGGATCATTATGACCCGCGTGCAGAAAATGAACTGGAAAAATGTTTACTACAAATTTTTAGAGATCACCATTAGTGAAGCTCGGTGCCTGGAGCTGCACATGGAAATTGACTGGATACCCATCGCCCATTCCAAACCAACTGGTGGGAACGTTGTTCAATATTTATTACCAGGAGGCATTCCCAAAAGTCCAGGCCTTTATGCCATTGGTTATGAAGAATGTATTGAGAGGCCCCCCTCACCCCACATGGAGCGACGTTCCCTAGACCCAGGAAAGGAGGGCCGGGTTGACTTGGAGACCCTGTCAGCACAAGCCTCATTACAGGTGGAAATCGAACCCACCCGAATAATCTATTGCTACCTCGGGATTGCTGAGGTCAGGACTCTCCAGCAATGCTTGTTTTTACATTTCCAAGCAAATACCAAAACCTTCAGCAAAGATTGGGTTGGTATTAATGGGTTTTTGTCTCAGAACTGTATTGTGGATCCTGGAGTTTCCCCCAAATCCATCTATATCAAATTTGTCGAAGTAGAGAGGGATTTTCTTTCCGCTGGCTCTTTAGTTGAGTGCCTGGAAAAAGCCATTGGATACCCCTTAAAATTTAACAACTGA
- the MSANTD2 gene encoding myb/SANT-like DNA-binding domain-containing protein 2 isoform X5 — MPPPFSSARGFGAPHPRPSPRERSARRGRARGERPGEADGHRSAAGARSRPPSGEPGPRAAPETAAAGCAGASLPGGAAAAAWKMAAPCGSELPANSPLKIPKMEVLSPASPGGLSDGNPSLSDPSTPRGASPLGPGSATGSGAAASGGLGLGLGGRSAASSSVSFSPGGGGGGAAAAAAAACRGMSWTPAETNALIAVWGNERLVEARYQQLEGAGTVFGSKAPGPAMYERVSRALAELGYERTPSQCRERIKRLVCSRTLACL, encoded by the exons ATGCCCCCACCCTTCTCGTCAGCTCGGGGCTTCGGCGCGCCTCATCCCCGCCCCTCACCCCGGGAGAGGAGCGCGCGGCGCGGTAGAGCCCGCGGAGAGAGGCCGGGGGAAGCGGACGGCCACCGTTCGGCAGCAGGGGCCCGTAGCCGCCCGCCCTCGGGCGAGCCAGGCCCGAGGGCAGCCCCGGAGACCGCGGCGGCCGGATGCGCGGGCGCGTCACTTCCGGGCGGTGCAGCGGCGGCCGCTTGGAAGATGGCTGCGCCCTGTGGCTCGGAGCTGCCCGCCAACTCGCCGCTAAAAATCCCGAAGATGGAGGTGCTCTCCCCGGCTTCTCCTGGTGGCCTGAGCGACGGAAATCCATCGCTGTCCGACCCTTCCACGCCTCGGGGTGCCTCCCCGCTCGGGCCGGGCAGTGCGACGGGCTCGGGGGCAGCGGCGTCTGGGGGTCtcgggctggggctggggggccgcAGCGCCGCCTCGTCCTCGGTCTCCTTCTCCCCTGGTGGCGGCGGTGGCGGGGCTGcggcagccgccgccgccgcctgccGGGGCATGTCGTGGACGCCGGCCGAGACGAACGCGCTCATCGCAGTATGGGGCAACGAGCGGCTGGTGGAGGCGCGGTACCAGCAGCTGGAGGGAGCCGGCACGGTGTTCGGCAGCAAGGCCCCTGGGCCAGCCATGTACGAGCGCGTGTCCCGGGCCCTGGCCGAGCTGGGCTACGAGCGGACCCCTTCCCAGTGCCGGGAGCGCATCAAG AGGCTTGTGTGTTCCAGAACGCTTGCCTGCTTGTGA